ctttcagtaaagaagtacttcctaatatccaacctaaacctcccctggcgcaactttagcccattccccctcgctctgtcaccaggcacgtgggagaacagaccaacccccacctcgctacagcctcctttaaggtatctatagagagcgataaggtcacccctgagcctcctctttttgCCCTCTCAAAAAGCCTACCTCCCGAATGTTAATAACCACATTGGTAATTTCCACCCTCCAAAATAAACCCTAGCACCACGAGTTCCACCACCCCTAGCCCCAACCTTGTGTGCCCAGTGACATCCCCAAACCTGGCATCTCAACCCACAGCACTGTCACCCTCTACCCCCAACCaatctcctttctctctcaaCCCAAATCCAGAGCCCTTTATTGAACATCTGTGCTTCTGGCCAGGATGTTCCTATGGCTCCAGTCTCCATATGATTCCCAGAGGAGTCACCTCTTCTCTGGGACATCCTGGCTCATTTTCCCCAGCTGACAAGCTGGGTGTCCACTaggaaggagcagcacagaCCCGTGCTGTCAGGTCTGCATAGCTGGCACTGTTCATCTCCCAATTTAGCTCATTTCCCTTCCaacagagggagaggagggaatgCAGAGGAGAAGTGAAGCTCTGCCCAGCCAACCAGCTGTTCCTGCACTCACCCTTCCTGGAAGTCATTAATCACTCTGGATTTGTGCTGGCACAGAGGCCAAAGCAGGAGCATTTTGCAGGAAGCAATTAATTTTTGTCACATGCTCTCAGAACACCCTCTCCAGCATGGTGAATCGTGGCAGCTCCAAGGATGCGCCACAGTCACTGCATTTTTGCACACTGATACGTATTCCAGGGGACGGTATGTCCCTGCCCAGTAACAGCCCACTGCCTGCAAGGGGCACACATTGGTTCAATACAGCTCTGCTCCTAATCACAGCGTACTATGTAGTCAGTCAAAACATGAACATCTTTGTCCGTGATCAAGCAGTATCTGCTTCTATTCCAGGCCTGAAATGTGTAGTTATCTCTGCTGTCAAAACATGGAGTGATTCATGTAGTATTACTGCACACAGTGCAATgcttcagaagcagaagagtCTAATAACTATTTCTACCAGCCACGTGTTGGGAGTTAAGAGCCTGGAAGttagggaaaggaaaggaaaagagacagaaaatagtCTGGTGCAGTCTGACTTAAAAACAGCTATAAaatggaggagaggaaaaggccTTAGCAACCATGATGCTTTTAGGTTGGAATGGAGCTCACATTGTGAGGCAGGAAATGGTATGTGAAGGATCATTAGTACGAAAGGGTCTGTGTCCCTGCAGAAGACCATCTTCAATGAGGTGAAAATGCCTGGAGCACTGGAGGAGAACTACTCCTCTAATCCTGATCATATTCTTCTTTATTAATTAGACTGAGCAGCCTGGGGACGTGATTGTGGATGAGGTTTCAAAATTCCTTAGGGAGTGTCTGGAATATGAATCccatgggaaagaaagagagagacttgTAGAAGTCCATACTCAGCTGGATGAATAACTCCACAGAGAAGATATTTggtagaacagaacagaaaaagtaacTGACCAGCAAAGAGAATGAATCTGAGGTCAGAAAAtgtaaggagaaaataagagcCAATAAAAGTCAATCCAGGTTAGGctttacaaaagtaaaatagGAAAAGGTGCTACAGGCATACGAATAATGCAGAACAGCAAGGGAAGAGGCATGCTAGGCTGTATGAGTCTAAGAAAGGTCATTAGTCCCCCTTATTTGAATTTAAGTTGCAACAAGGATATAGAAGAAGGAGAGCATAATGGAGTTGCTATTCACGGTAGGCAACAAATTTCAAATCTTTATGAGCATAAACTGAAAAGAGAGCAATTTCCACTGAAGGAAATTCGACGCGTACAATTCCAAATCTTGTAGCTAGGGCTGTTAGTGTGTGTTTCAAATCAGGAGTGATATTGTGTGCCTGGAGAACAGTGAAACTAAGGGAATGAGCAGGGAGGTGAAAAACAGTGCACAACCAGACACCCATTAGTCAGAATCTAATAGTATAATATGATTTAAAATCCAttatgaagaaaagaataaatacctGGAAGTAAAtgggaaattaaataaaatgcaacacagacttaacaaaaacagattcatttttgtttgataacattttctagaaaatagAAGTTGAGAAAGTCTAATCCATTTGGATCTTGTTAAAGCGTCTGAAACAGAGGTGGGAAATTAACAGAGACACTGAAGGGATGGAGTAgagcaaaaataatataatgtgGATACAGAAGGCATGAGTgagtaaaacaacaaaagaatatgTAGGAAAGAAAACTGGATGTTGCTTTCTGCTACTGGTGGAGCCAGGGATTTCTCTGGGGCGTTATCTTATCCTCAGGTATCCAGTGGTAAAGGAGGAACTGCAGCAAGGAAATTTGCATTAGACTCCCAGTTGGTCAATGCACTGTCAATAATTAAGTCCCACCacacaggaaagctggagaacTTGAGGCCTGgaataacagaaatgaaatgcactTAATGTATTCAAGAAAgatatttgcttgtttttgtgaaTAATATACCCTAGGTTATGATAATCTGCAACAACTGTATTCACTGTGCTCAGCAGTGGCAAGGCGTCCCCTGGATACTTTGTCCAGTTTGGGCCATTAAAGAAAGAGGGGGGACAGCCAAAAACAACCAGGGGAGATAAACAAGAATGAGGAAAGATTTAACAAACATGCCAGTGAGGAAAGAATTAGAGATAATAAAGTTAAGCAAGAGGTGTTCAAGAGGCCAGATGGTAACAGTcctgaaacacagaagagacTGCCTTCTTTTAGAGGAAAGCAGAAGTCTGTTTTCTatgcctgctgctggtgggacaGGAAATCATGGAGCAGCCTTAGCCTGCAGTGGGCACATTTAGCTTAAGCATcctgaaaaacttttttaatgaaaatgatagTTAAGCACTGGGATAGATTGCTAAGGACTTTGCAGTGTAGCCATCTCTAGAAGTTTTTTGTTGTATAAACATCTCTCAGGAACAATTTTGGCAGATCTATTCCCGGAGAAGAGCACTGGACTGTTTCATGACTCTCACCTGTTTTGGAGTGAGCTTCATTCACACTGTCTTCTCCTCCTATTTGCCCTCTTTGGCCACCCTATATGGATCTCCTCCCACTAATGAAGGGAACTGATGATGGGACTCCAAGCTGTACCCAGGTAAACTAGTTTTTTAGACAGCCTTCTCCTAATTCTTCAAGTAATGCATATTATAGGACTGCCATGGCCTAGATCCCTTAGGTGTCAGTTCCTTGCTAAGGCTTAGAAGGAAAATGTTGTGGCCGCCGGCTCCATGGGGCAGTGGGACGAGTGAGGAGGCAGCATGGCGAGCAATAGGGTCAGCTTGCTTTGCTGCCTGGGGACTGCCTCATGGTGGAGAAGCAGGGAGAGCCCAAGGGCTGTGAGCATCCAGACTGCAAAAGATAGGGGGAACTGGCTGAGGGGCTCAGTTCAGGTTCTCAACCCTGCTCTGCAATGCAAGATTGTGGCAGTGGGGAACATGCCCCTGTCAGGACCGTGAGAACTGGATGGGACCTTCACAGGGGTGGAGTTACCTACACTGCCCTTCCTTCAGGTTAGCAGGAAGGGGGAGCTGTGCATCGTGCTCAGAAAGCCCACTGTACCTGCTGTGTGGGGTCCAACTATGATCCTTGGTGAAGGTCTCAAGTCCCAGACAAAGATACCGTGAGTACTGGAGGCTGGAAGTGGGGACGGTAACCCTGGCACTGTTGGCTTTGCTGGCATCGTCTGCTGGCCCGggtcttctgctgctgtgtagGCACCTGTCTCTGATGGTGGCCGTAGCAGATCTCCATATGTTTCCAGGCCAGCACAGTAAGGCCATTCATATATTTCACTATTTCACAGGCCATTCAAGACAAGAGCTCAGCCACACTCAGGGTCTGTTATGGCACAACTTTGCCTGCACAAACAGCTCCTGAAaggacagctctgctgccacctGTATGTTCACCACCTCACTGTCTATCCCTAATGAAAGCAGTGCCTAGAAATGCAGGTAGCAGCTCTATCTCCTAGACTTCCACAGCagttgcagcagctggaggagaatTTCAGAAGAGGCTCATTATAAGTGAAAGCCTAGCTGCTGAATCACAGAGCAGTGATTGAAATCTTGAACTTTCACTCACCTGAGTTAAATGAAGCATTACTCTCCTCTGACCTGCAAGCTGTGCAGTCATTTACAAAGTGCCCAGTGGACCTGGCAAGGCTCCACATCCCTTTCACATTGCATGCACCCTACGTGCAGGACAAAGGTGAACAAGCAAGACACCCTGGCTTTCACTTACAGAGGCAAAGCACCTTATCTCTCCCcagaatttcttttgtttgtaagcaagaaaattaattccaagTTACAGGATTCAATATCTGGAAGTTTACTGTTGCAGACAGTTGATTTGAGCTTGGATGTACTACCTTGTATGGCACCCTCTGCTCAGACCACTTAGGGTTCATTTAACACACAGATCTGGAGGCCAGCTCCATTTAGAAGCAAAGCTTTAATTTCAGTGCTCTTGAAGATACGGTATGCAGGTAAGATACAATTTAAAGGAAATGGCTGGATATGCAAAGGAGGTACTTACAGGGGATACGTGTTTATTGTAATAGGTGAACTGTTTGTAGAGTATACAGAATCTCTAAGGGAGATCTGTGAAATCTTTTAGAGTCCTACTCACAGTCCATGATACTTGTGTTCCTCTTTGTTCTAGGGATACTTTTGGAAGTCTCCTTATAGTCTTCATGCATCTTCTTTTGCATTTGTACAACTACCTCATTGTGTGCTTTACCAGGAACAGATAACACTGTCTGATGTAAGGCCAGTGTTGAATATGCACAGGGCTTTTACAGAGTTGTCGTCCTTATCTCACTTTCCACTGAAGCCTTCGTCAAACACGTAGATTAATAGTATATGAATCACTCCGTGTTTTAACAGCAGAGATAACTACAGTGCACCAGTACATACATGTAGTAGTCTGAGTAAGATTTTTCGTCTACCCTTTAGAGGGCTGATTTCAGCAGGTGACTATTACAGACAATGCTATAGAGCCTGGTGTTCAAGCTGTGGGTCCCATGTAGGATATTCACAACATGCTGCTAACAACAGGATTGCTCCTCCACTcttgtctcaaaaaaaaataaaaataataaaaaaaaaagactggactTGGGTATAAGCATTAATGAAGACATACAAAGGAAATATAGCCACACACTGCTATATTACAGAAAGGTCATGCTcattatacatatacatatgtagaaataatttgcttaaaaataaggaagaaaaataaagttacatgCAGAGGCACATCTTAATATGCATATTATAAACACTATGAAAAGAGTTTCAGATTtagcacacattttttttctagcttgttCGGAATTGCATtttatgaagttattttaagaatttgATTCCAAATTTTCAAGTAGTAATAGCTTAAAGAATTTACTAGAGAACTACAGATCACATCATAAAcgtcttaaaaaatattttaaatcatcaaTCAAACTCTAGAGCAAGAATGTTGTTCTCCATTAAACACCACAAATTGAATCGTGTAATCAGTTAAGTCAAAGGCAAAATTCCATCGATTTCCACAGGTTTGGGGTTAcaaaattctattaaaaatattaccaCTATTGATTAATTTTGGTCATTTATTAAATTAGTTTGTATGGAACTATGCTTGTTTTTCAGTAGACTTGGTTTCATTACATTGTTCTCTATCACGGCTGTGtgatcttattaaaaatattgttgagGTTGTTCTAATGTGAACTGtgagaaaatgctgtttatgtTCTTTATGCCTATAAACCATGCTGGTATGAGTGGGTCTTAGTAAAAATATGGGCCTGACTGACCcaaatatcattttttaaaaatatatatatcaccGTATCCTGTGGCAGGCAGCCAACGCAGTGTTTGTGATCTATGCAATATTGCAAAATGTGGTAAGCCACAAGGAGTTTGCAAGGGAATACTGCTGCTTCTAAAAAGAAGGATGTGAATGAGTTTGGCCTGTACCGATTACGAAAGAAATTGTCACTTTCACCAAAAAGATTATATTTTGGATGAATATAGAGCTATGTTTATTCTCTGAAATAAGggatatttttcatgtatttcagcTTACCTTCCTCTgatgaataaattcttcatgCAACCCTCCATTAAACCTACAGTAAATCAATCTGCTTGTGAATGCTTTCCTCTTAAACCACCATCATCTTGTCTTTATTCACTGTTACCCCCTCTttcccaggaaagaaaaaaaaaaaaccctgaaccAGCTCTTTGACTCTTATTTTCAATAGGCCAGTACTTCATATCACAGTGGAACTTTAAGCcccttatttctgttttctgcataaaatgcatacaaaaacaaagccacacAACCCCAAAGCTACCCTAAGTACAAGGTActattaaaataacattcaaCAGTCACCTTGCTGTCATTACAGCTGTGCGTGCTGCAGCACTAGTCCTAGCAAAGCCCAGTGGGGGTAACACCAGctccaaaatgcagcagcagttaCGGGACAGGAGGCAACACCAGCTTTCTAGCTGTCCTTTCCTGTGAACACTGAAGTACATCCGGACAGACTgaatacttaaaaaacaaataaaacaaaaaaaaaggaaaaaaaagaaaaaaaaaagaaaaaaaaaaaaaggcaggaggcATCTAGACGTACTGACTCCTGGAGTATGAGCTTTCggtggtcctgtgcagatgctggctgtgcagcaggTGGTGGGGAGGTGCGGAGTAGCCGTAGCTCCTGGATttctcacagcagcagcaaaagcagcagaatatgGCTCCGGCTGTCAAGAGGCAGAAGGCAGCCACCCAGCCCAGGTAGAGAGCCTCACCAAGCTCCCTTTTCTGTGCAACATTGACTGCGGGGTTGTAGAAGTCCCTGATGATGGTGTTGGCAACCCAGCAGACTGGAATGAGCGTGACGGCACCCGAGAGGATGAAGAGGAGCCCAGCCGTCAAGAGAATATAGCCCTTGGCCggccagctgctctgcctgcaccgCGTGCACTTCATCCCAACAACAGCAACCAGGAATGCCAGGAAGGAGAGCGCTGACCCGGCACACATCAGTCCTCTGGATGCCTGCAGGTCTGGAGAGAGGGCCAGCACGGAGTCGTAGACCTTGCACTGCATCCTGATGTTGGCTTGCCTGATGCAGTGCATCCACAGGCCTTCCCAGATGGTCTCAAACACGATGATGTTGTGCTCGATGAAGGCAGACACCCTCCACTGGGGCATACCTGTGACTGCGAATGTCCCGATCATGCCAATGCCACCGACGAGCAGCCCCGCGATCTGCAAAGCCCCACTAACCATGCTGCCTTTGAGAGGTGTGCACCACCCAGCAGGTTCACCGAGCCAGGCGCACActgatggcaaaaaaaaataaaaaaaatagcaactttGTGCAAAAGTAGCTGTTCCTTGTGCGAAGAAAGTTTCAGAGTCAGGCTGCACAACCTTAAATCAGCTTAAATCTGGCACGCGCTACCTGGGACGTGGCTGCGCCTTCGTTGCCTTTATAATTCCCCTGCCACCACTGACTCAAAGAGGCAGACCAAACGATCAAGTGGAACAGCTTTCCAAAGCAAGAGACAGGACGGGGTGTGAGTAAACCAGCAAGAGCCATTTATAATACGTGCACCGTCTGAGGAAGGTACATTTGCATTGAagttgcttattaaaaaaaaaaaaaaaaaaaaaagactggtcTGTGCAGGGGGACCGTGTGTGCACCGGTGCAGTCAGTGAGGCTGTTACACTGAACGCACAGGTAATTTCTGCCTCTGAGCCCTGCTCAGCTCAGGTTCCTGCAAGAGTGGTGGCAGCGGGCCAGGAGGGAAAGCAGAGCCGCCCACCCTGCCACAGGGCCTCTGCTTGCAAAAGTGCTCTTGTGCTGGAGCCTGGAGGGGAGTGCTGCGGTGAGAGGATCAAGGaacaaagcaaatcaaaagGATAAAGTGACTCTGAACCTGAAACGGATGGCTCCGTGGAGGATAGTCAAAGCTGCAAAGAACCATTTAAGAGTTAGAAAGGAACAATGAGAGACCTCAGTCCTGCTAATACCTGTCTACATATATAGCTTCATACATATCTATTGCTCTACAGAGTGTATGGGGATAGCTTCTGGAGATATCTATATACAGCTATCCTTGTACAAacaaatgctttagaaaaacatcattaaaaaacaagtatAAGTTAAACATAATAATTATGGAAATAATAACAGGTAAACGGTTTGTTCAAGAATTCTTGGGTGAACCGTAGACAATCTTGGAAAATGACAGGTGTGGAAATTTGTGAAAGTCAAAGCAACAGAAACTACAGTcgaaaatctagaaaaaaaatcaaacgtaacagcagtttctttttaCAAATTCATACAGCTAGGAACATATGCATGAAATATTCAGCTTGATCTCTAGATGTGTctcaacatgaaaaaataaaaaaattaggCATAAACTAAGATCTTTTCTTATAAACTAGTATACTCCATATGTTAAGACAAGAACTAATTTGTTTATACTGTAATAGATCAATTTAGGATATAATTAGATAGATAACAAATACTAGTCTGCTGCTATTCATTTGAACTTTCTTCCGtctatttctttccttgccaTTTTATATcttcaaaagctgaaataaaatcaaaataaataaataaataaataaaatagagcaGTGCAGTGCTAAATATGCCAGCTTGTTGGCTTATCAAAGATAGGGAAAAGATAAAAGTCCCTCTTACATGTAATATTTTATACTCCCTAAGCGTGTTTCTGTGTTAGTGCATAGAAGTATGATTAGGAGGCAGGCAAAAGTAAGAAGCACTCTACAAATCTTTCCGTATTCAGTTTGGATTTCATAACCACCTGCTTTTCCAacctctgcagcaggctgctgcttttaaagacaTGCTGGAAGGGTGAAGGCAGGcatcctctccttttctttctggtcCCCTGAGCCCTGATTTGTGGTCAGGCAACTTTTCATTATGCCTTTTTGGTTTCGTTCCTATCTCTGAAATCAAACCTGCTATCTCCGTGCCTCTCCTATTGGAAAGGCAACGAATGCCTTGCTCTGAACAGTGCAGTTTGTCTGATGGCAGCACCTAAAGCATTTTCCTGGATGAGAAGCCAAACAGAGGTCTGCTTTTTGGGTTTGTTCATACAGCATGAGAGGCCCTGGATTTGTGTAACTGAAATCACAACTTGATGCTTCGCATGCTACCAACTAGTCCTGTCATACTGACCCATAAGTGATGGGGGTCTGGGTACAGGACTTTAGGAAAAGTGAGCGGGCAGAAACTCTTGAATAGTCTGAGCCATAGAAACAGGTAATAATAGTTCTCTGGATGCCATCAAATCACACCCATGCCTGAAGCTGTGCCCTTCAAAGCCATGAGGCTAAGGTCCCTTTCAGTCACCAGAAAACTACCACTGTTTTCCTGGGGGAAGAAGGTGGTTAAATCCAGTTACCCCAAGGGTGAGACAAGATGGATTTTGAGGAGGTTATAAATGTTCAATATTTTGACACTGCAAAAATGGATTTggtatattaaatatataactATGTAAATATCATCACATGGCTTTGCAGCCCCGTGGCTGCCACtgagacagcaaagaaaaagctacGAGTCTGTAGcagaacaaataaacaagcactTTAATAACATACCAGTAAGGAAGCACAAATATGAGACAAGCAGCAGGACTGATTCTTCTTAAAGACTACTGAAGTTCTAATTTACAGGACATGGAAAATAATTAGCTGAGCAAATATAATTTAACCACGTTATTGATTAATTTACAAAGCCATTAAAGCTCCTATATAAATTCATGGCAAGATTGTGTCTGTGCCAAGGATTCAGTATTTGCACATTGTTAGGAGGATTAAATTTTAGTGCCTTATCTTGCTTAAAAccatttccaaaaggaaatgTGGGGAAATCTTTTTGAGCATTATGGAATGCATCTGTTTGTCTACAATAAAAACACAGGAAGGGGGGCAAGTCAAGAATCTCACTGTTTGTTCTTGCCTGTATTCAAACATGCCATTTTAATACAGGGAAATATCAGAAATACCTGTGATTTTACCATGGGCCAAAGGATCTgatccattttgttttaaaacaaatacatacacCTAtcattttaccattttctttctcctctcctctcctctcctctcctctcctctcctctcctctcctctcctctcctctcctctcctctcctctcccctcccctcctctcctctcccctcccttttttcttcactatcTTAAGGAATTAATATCCACACACTCAATACCAAGCTTTTCTGTGTGATCTGTGTAGTTCCCAGCTCTGTATTCCCTTCTTGccctttctcctctccagaGTGGGTGAGTAAGCCAGCTGCAGGCAttcattctgtgttttggtGAGTAACAAAGACCTAAAGCAATTACAGCACTCCTTCGGCAGAAAATGGGTAATGTTTCAACATTGGGCTTGGTTTGTCTGTTAACTTCAAACAAACAGGACCTCAGaatgatttgtttctttgtctcttcATCACTTTGATAGCACCTTTCTCCAAAAAATCCCCTTGCGTGGGAGCAAGAAGGGATTTCTCACCCTTCTTACAtggcttttcttctgaatgttaCTCACTCTTTGGGAAGGAGATGAAGTGAGGAGATAACCCTGTGATTAGCTCAGCTGCCACTTAGCACCATTTCtcacagtttctctgggaaCCCACTACTCCCTAcaggggcagcacagcccccaaGTCCCTGTCATGACCCATTTTCAGCCACTAAAGGTGTTATGGAATAAAACACAccaagaaaatatgttttgagcATAATGTCCTTCATCTTCCTGAGAAAATAGCAAGTGTTTTAATTCCAGAATTGTGAAGTGCTAAGAGCAATTGCTGATGCTGAGGGGGAGGtgggaagagggggaagaatTGGTTGCTCAGCACCTCAGAAAATCTCACCCTGCATCAGTAACACGTTGCAAAGAATCCTGATTATTGATACTcttatggaaaacagaaaagtgttgATGTCGGACGAGttgttcagcattttctttcttggaagGCTATTATTACTGTGTCAGTGGATATGCACTACTCTATGGCTCGCCCCAGGTACAtctcacatttattttgctcCAAGATCTTTTACCTAATGCAGCAGAACATGAAAAGCCAGTTCAGCATATCTATTCCACACAGAAACAATCACATACATTCATAATCAGCTTCACTGAAGAGCCACTTCTTTTCAATTGAGGTAGCTTTTACTTCTGTACCATCTCTCTCCCCATCACTTGCTGCTAACAAGAGACCATTGTCTAGATAGCAAATGGCATaatcacagaaatgcaaaaagtaaTAATCCTTGGCTGGTAATGTAACAGCATTGCAGATAGTtgttctgtgaaatatttttgcctaaTATCCCAAATAACTTTACACATTTGGTTCTCTTGCTCCCCACGCTTTAAATCCCATATATAAAATCCATGACAATGTGATGATGTTCCCCTCGGATTAACATGCGGTGCAGAAATTTCAATTTCCCTGCTTTtaactgctgtttgttttgtgaagtgTTAATGCAGAAAATTTGCCTAACTTGGAACTGGGGCATATGGGATTTGGACATGCAGAATCgtgaaaaatagtatttctgaaGATACTCAATGCCAAGAGAGCATCAAAGGGAACAACTTATGTTACCTTCCTCGGTACGCCTttagaaacagcagaaacatcaTGGAGAGCTGGGTACCTGAACAAAGAACTGACCTACTCATGTTGATGAATCTTCATAAGAATAAACAGCAGAGAATGCTAAACTAAAGAAAGGGATGGAAAACCAACCACTTAGTGCCATGAAAAAAAGGACTAGGTAAAGTTCACAGGTAGACGTCAGAGTATCATTCTGCACCAAGACAGATTGGCCCTGAGGAGGTTATAGGACATTTCCAGCCCCAGACTCTTGCACTTGATGCTGAGATCTTCCATCCTCAGGAAAGGATCACATCAGGAAGATGACTTCTGCCTGGAGATACCTAGCTTACGCTCACTGAAACCCATCACCCTTCTGCTGTGAAATGAGTAGGAACTTGAAGTATTTTGCATGAAgtcaattttttcttcaatgcagaaagagaagtgaTCATGTATATGAAGGCCTGGGATTAATAtaacttcagtgttttaagaaaatgttatgtGATTGAcgtatttgaaagaaaacttaaatcCCAGTTTATCCCATTCAGATGGTGGCCTTAGTCACATTCTCTAGCATCTCCTGCAATCAGACTACAATTTACAGGTGCCAGAccttctttgaaatgaaatgtaaagtAAGTTGACTTGACTAAAAGTTTCATGTGTCCAGTCAAAACCTATAATTTGTGGCATTTCTGCTCCAGCCCAGTTGAAGCATCACCatattacatttaattttctattctAAAAGCTCCCCAGGCTTCTATTTTTAGCATTCCTGACATTCTTGCTGTGAAGGGCTGCCCATCCTGAATCATAAGACTTTCACAAGTGTGACATGATAGTTCATCAAAGATAAAAACTATTGGCCAACGCTTGTCTTCTGTTATATCCCAGATGCCTCAGCAACTGTGGCAGGATTCCACAGGTGGAACTAAGAACAAAACTTTAGTTTTACCTGCTTACATAGAATCTATGTTGAGAGTTGTGCAGAGGAAATGTTCAGGGGAG
This is a stretch of genomic DNA from Cygnus atratus isolate AKBS03 ecotype Queensland, Australia chromosome 1, CAtr_DNAZoo_HiC_assembly, whole genome shotgun sequence. It encodes these proteins:
- the LOC118247712 gene encoding claudin-8-like — protein: MVSGALQIAGLLVGGIGMIGTFAVTGMPQWRVSAFIEHNIIVFETIWEGLWMHCIRQANIRMQCKVYDSVLALSPDLQASRGLMCAGSALSFLAFLVAVVGMKCTRCRQSSWPAKGYILLTAGLLFILSGAVTLIPVCWVANTIIRDFYNPAVNVAQKRELGEALYLGWVAAFCLLTAGAIFCCFCCCCEKSRSYGYSAPPHHLLHSQHLHRTTESSYSRSQYV